A section of the Sebastes fasciatus isolate fSebFas1 chromosome 21, fSebFas1.pri, whole genome shotgun sequence genome encodes:
- the LOC141759993 gene encoding histamine N-methyltransferase-like isoform X2 — protein MAVEAKQTCYEGSIIQNFQVYLEQSGEHKAILQCLRNILPGELKRIGAGKSSLDVLGVGSGGGELDVQLLALLQSTFPAVLITADIVEGSAQLTDFKALVAKTTNLQKIPFAWHFMRSENYEREVKANRGMKTFDLIHMVHMIYYVDNLADTIKFYHSLLKNNGRLMIIVSTANSGWDTLWKTYKEELCVGRITEYCTSVDVAACLKSPGLKYEEHVIPITVDIPECFDPSSQTGEQLLNFFTMKDHFHQSFTPEIRAGMLDLLRNKCSTEKDGRLFFNADSSCILVYA, from the exons ATGGCTGTAGAAGCAAAGCAGACTTGTTATGAGGGCAGTATCATCCAAAACTTTCAGGTCTACCTGGAACAGTCAGGAGAGCACAAGGCCATTCTCCAGTGTCTTCGTAACATCCTGCCAGGAGAATTAAAAAG AATTGGAGCAGGCAAAAGCAGCCTGGATGTTCTTGGTGTTGGAAGTGGTGGAG GGGAGCTGGATGTCCAGTTGCTCGCTCTACTGCAGTCTACATTCCCTGCTGTCCTGATCACAGCTGACATTGTGGAGGGCAGCGCTCAGCTCACAGACTTCAAAG CTCTGGTAGCAAAGACCACCAACCTTCAGAAGATCCCATTTGCTTGGCATTTCATGAGAAGTGAGAACTATGAGAGGGAAGTCAAAGCAAACAGAGGCATGAAGACATTCGACCTCATACACATGGTTCAT ATGATCTACTATGTGGATAACCTCGCCGATACTATCAAGTTCTACCACAGCCTTCTGAAGAACAATGGCAGGCTTATGATCATTGTTTCAACAG CTAACTCTGGCTGGGACACCCTGTGGAAGACTTACAAGGAGGAGCTGTGCGTTGGTCGCATCACAGAGTACTGCACATCGGTAGATGTTGCCGCCTGCCTGAAGAGCCCGGGACTGAAATACGAGGAGCACGTCATTCCCATTACCGTCGACATCCCTGAGTGCTTCGATCCAAGCAGCCAGACTGGAGAACAGCTGCTGAATTTTTTCACAATGAAAGATCACTTCCACCAGTCCTTCACCCCAGAGATCAGAGCAGGCATGTTAGACCTCCTCAGAAACAAGTGCAGCACTGAAAAAGATGGCAGGTTATTCTTTAACGCTGATTCAAGCTGCATACTTGTTTATGCTTGA
- the LOC141759993 gene encoding histamine N-methyltransferase-like isoform X1, with protein MAVEAKQTCYEGSIIQNFQVYLEQSGEHKAILQCLRNILPGELKRCRIGAGKSSLDVLGVGSGGGELDVQLLALLQSTFPAVLITADIVEGSAQLTDFKALVAKTTNLQKIPFAWHFMRSENYEREVKANRGMKTFDLIHMVHMIYYVDNLADTIKFYHSLLKNNGRLMIIVSTANSGWDTLWKTYKEELCVGRITEYCTSVDVAACLKSPGLKYEEHVIPITVDIPECFDPSSQTGEQLLNFFTMKDHFHQSFTPEIRAGMLDLLRNKCSTEKDGRLFFNADSSCILVYA; from the exons ATGGCTGTAGAAGCAAAGCAGACTTGTTATGAGGGCAGTATCATCCAAAACTTTCAGGTCTACCTGGAACAGTCAGGAGAGCACAAGGCCATTCTCCAGTGTCTTCGTAACATCCTGCCAGGAGAATTAAAAAG ATGCAGAATTGGAGCAGGCAAAAGCAGCCTGGATGTTCTTGGTGTTGGAAGTGGTGGAG GGGAGCTGGATGTCCAGTTGCTCGCTCTACTGCAGTCTACATTCCCTGCTGTCCTGATCACAGCTGACATTGTGGAGGGCAGCGCTCAGCTCACAGACTTCAAAG CTCTGGTAGCAAAGACCACCAACCTTCAGAAGATCCCATTTGCTTGGCATTTCATGAGAAGTGAGAACTATGAGAGGGAAGTCAAAGCAAACAGAGGCATGAAGACATTCGACCTCATACACATGGTTCAT ATGATCTACTATGTGGATAACCTCGCCGATACTATCAAGTTCTACCACAGCCTTCTGAAGAACAATGGCAGGCTTATGATCATTGTTTCAACAG CTAACTCTGGCTGGGACACCCTGTGGAAGACTTACAAGGAGGAGCTGTGCGTTGGTCGCATCACAGAGTACTGCACATCGGTAGATGTTGCCGCCTGCCTGAAGAGCCCGGGACTGAAATACGAGGAGCACGTCATTCCCATTACCGTCGACATCCCTGAGTGCTTCGATCCAAGCAGCCAGACTGGAGAACAGCTGCTGAATTTTTTCACAATGAAAGATCACTTCCACCAGTCCTTCACCCCAGAGATCAGAGCAGGCATGTTAGACCTCCTCAGAAACAAGTGCAGCACTGAAAAAGATGGCAGGTTATTCTTTAACGCTGATTCAAGCTGCATACTTGTTTATGCTTGA
- the LOC141759993 gene encoding histamine N-methyltransferase-like isoform X3, which translates to MAVEAKQTCYEGSIIQNFQVYLEQSGEHKAILQCLRNILPGELKRCRIGAGKSSLDVLGVGSGGALVAKTTNLQKIPFAWHFMRSENYEREVKANRGMKTFDLIHMVHMIYYVDNLADTIKFYHSLLKNNGRLMIIVSTANSGWDTLWKTYKEELCVGRITEYCTSVDVAACLKSPGLKYEEHVIPITVDIPECFDPSSQTGEQLLNFFTMKDHFHQSFTPEIRAGMLDLLRNKCSTEKDGRLFFNADSSCILVYA; encoded by the exons ATGGCTGTAGAAGCAAAGCAGACTTGTTATGAGGGCAGTATCATCCAAAACTTTCAGGTCTACCTGGAACAGTCAGGAGAGCACAAGGCCATTCTCCAGTGTCTTCGTAACATCCTGCCAGGAGAATTAAAAAG ATGCAGAATTGGAGCAGGCAAAAGCAGCCTGGATGTTCTTGGTGTTGGAAGTGGTGGAG CTCTGGTAGCAAAGACCACCAACCTTCAGAAGATCCCATTTGCTTGGCATTTCATGAGAAGTGAGAACTATGAGAGGGAAGTCAAAGCAAACAGAGGCATGAAGACATTCGACCTCATACACATGGTTCAT ATGATCTACTATGTGGATAACCTCGCCGATACTATCAAGTTCTACCACAGCCTTCTGAAGAACAATGGCAGGCTTATGATCATTGTTTCAACAG CTAACTCTGGCTGGGACACCCTGTGGAAGACTTACAAGGAGGAGCTGTGCGTTGGTCGCATCACAGAGTACTGCACATCGGTAGATGTTGCCGCCTGCCTGAAGAGCCCGGGACTGAAATACGAGGAGCACGTCATTCCCATTACCGTCGACATCCCTGAGTGCTTCGATCCAAGCAGCCAGACTGGAGAACAGCTGCTGAATTTTTTCACAATGAAAGATCACTTCCACCAGTCCTTCACCCCAGAGATCAGAGCAGGCATGTTAGACCTCCTCAGAAACAAGTGCAGCACTGAAAAAGATGGCAGGTTATTCTTTAACGCTGATTCAAGCTGCATACTTGTTTATGCTTGA